AGGATCTGGTTCAGCTCGGCGCGGAGCTTCTCCATTTCCTTTGCCTGGATGTTGATGTCGGAGGCGGGACCCACCATGCGGCCGGTGATGAGCGGCTGGTGGATGAGCACGCGGGCATGCGGGTAGATGTAGCGGTTGCCCTTCTTCGCCGAGGAGAGGAGGATCGAGCCCATCGAGGCGGCCATGCCGGTGACCACGACCGTCACGGGGGAGCTGATGAGCTTGATGGTGTCGTAAACCGCCATGCCGGCCGTGATGGAGCCGCCGGGCGTGTTCATGTAGAAAGTGATCGGCTGGCCGGGCGCGATGGCCTCGAGGTAGAGCAGCTTCTCGGTGAGGTCCTTGGCCGACTGGTCGGTGACCGCACCCCACAGGAAAATTTTCCGCTGTTCGAGGAATTTCTTCTGGATGAGGGCGCCGACGGGCGCAGGCGACTTGGCGGAGGCTTCCTCGCGCTCGTCGTCTTCGTCGTCGTCAAAACGGGGGACAACCGGGCTCTGGTATTCGCGGGAGAGATTGTGGGCGGACATGGTTAGGGAGGGAATCTGGCCGGGCCGGTTTTGCGAGTAGTTTTTGCTCACAAGTCGGTCGGGAGGTCATCGGCGCAAAGCCCGTGCGGTTAAGCGCTAACCGGGCGGACAGACCGGTGGAATCCCCCTTGCGCCGGCTGGCCGGCAAGGGTTTCGTGCGGGCAAACCCGAGCCATGAGCCGAAAGTCCGAACCATCCCACCCCTCCGCTGAAAGCGGCCGGCGGGCCAGTGCGGCGACGAAGGCGATCATCGTGCTGCTGACGCTGGTGATCGGGCTGGGCGGAATGGTGGCGTGGTTATGGACGCGCCGGGCGACGCCGGTGGCGCTCTTTCCCGGAGCGACGCAAGTGGACAACCTGATCCGGAAGAAATTCCCCGAGACGGATTTCGCCCGGGTTTATCCCGGGATGAGTGCGGACGACATCGACCGGCTCCAGCGCGAGAGCTTGGGAATCCGTTACGTGTATGCACCGTTCGTCGAGTTTGCGCCGAAGCCGGTAGCGGGGCGCTTCGTGAACGTGAACGCGGCCGGCTACCGCGAAGGCCGTGCGCCGGCGCCGTGGCCCCCGGTGCGGGAGGACTTCACGGTGTTCGTCTTCGGCGGTTCGACGACCTTCGGCTTCGGCCTGCCGGACGGGCAGACGCTGGTGAGCGCGCTGGAGGCGGAACTGGCGCGGCGCTGGCCGCAACGCACGGTGCGCTGCTACAATTTTGGACGCGGCTACTATTTTTCCGCGCAGGAACGGGCGCTGTTCGAGTCGCTGTTGGCGCAGGGCGTCGCGCCGGATCTCGCCGTGTTCGTGGACGGGTTGAACGACTTCATCTACCACGACGGCGTGCCCGAGTTGACGGAGGAAATCGCCACGCTGGTCGCGCCGGATCTGCCTCCGCCCGCGCGGGTCGAGCCGGCGGACGATGCGCAGCGCGGTGCGGCGGTGGACCGGATGATCGCCGCCTACGCGCGGCATGTGAAACTCACCGAGGCGCTGGGGCGGGCGGCGGGCGTGCCGGTGATCTTCGTGGGGCAGCCGGTGCCGTTCCTGGACTTTCCGATGAGCGAGGCGAACTACCCGTTCAAGAGCACCTTTGCCGAGCACCGGCTGGCGAGCTGGGGCTACGGCCGTTTCAAGGAGGCCGCGCGCCTCGGCCGCTTCGGCGACCGCTTCGTGTGGTGCGGCAACGCCTTTGCCCGGGCGGAGACGGTCATGTATGCCGACAGCATCCACTACAGCGCGGCGGGGGCGGAGCTGCTGGCCCGCACCCTCGTCGAACGGGCCGCGCAGGTGGAGCTTTGGCCGTAGCGGCCTTACTGCGCGGGCTTGGCCTTCCAGACTTCGAGCAACTCGGGGGTGGCCTGGTCGCGGACGCCGTTGTCGGAGAGAATGTCCTCGGTTGAGTCGATCATCTCCTTGCGCGGGAAAATCATCGTCTCGCCCATGCCGAAAAACTCAAAGACGAGAAACTCATCGCGGTTGTCGCGCACCACCTCGACGAGATGGCGGAGATTCCTGATAGGAACGCCGTTGACGGTGCGAACGGCGCGGGAGACGGCGTTGTCGTAGCCC
This DNA window, taken from Oleiharenicola lentus, encodes the following:
- a CDS encoding ClpP family protease, encoding MSAHNLSREYQSPVVPRFDDDEDDEREEASAKSPAPVGALIQKKFLEQRKIFLWGAVTDQSAKDLTEKLLYLEAIAPGQPITFYMNTPGGSITAGMAVYDTIKLISSPVTVVVTGMAASMGSILLSSAKKGNRYIYPHARVLIHQPLITGRMVGPASDINIQAKEMEKLRAELNQILANASGQSIEKVTKDSDRDYYLNAEEAIAYGLADHIVEKI
- a CDS encoding SGNH/GDSL hydrolase family protein, whose amino-acid sequence is MSRKSEPSHPSAESGRRASAATKAIIVLLTLVIGLGGMVAWLWTRRATPVALFPGATQVDNLIRKKFPETDFARVYPGMSADDIDRLQRESLGIRYVYAPFVEFAPKPVAGRFVNVNAAGYREGRAPAPWPPVREDFTVFVFGGSTTFGFGLPDGQTLVSALEAELARRWPQRTVRCYNFGRGYYFSAQERALFESLLAQGVAPDLAVFVDGLNDFIYHDGVPELTEEIATLVAPDLPPPARVEPADDAQRGAAVDRMIAAYARHVKLTEALGRAAGVPVIFVGQPVPFLDFPMSEANYPFKSTFAEHRLASWGYGRFKEAARLGRFGDRFVWCGNAFARAETVMYADSIHYSAAGAELLARTLVERAAQVELWP